A window from Rhizosphaericola mali encodes these proteins:
- a CDS encoding metallophosphoesterase family protein, which translates to MRILHTGDWHLGKKLGNFNRIEEQRQVLDEIVQIADSENIDVVLVAGDLFDSFNPTVEATELLYFTLKKLTNNGTRPVIAIAGNHDSPDRIEAPDPLAKACGIIFAGYPHSEISGMADEVKFQITNTSPGFIEIKLSNYSYPLRLILTPYANEFRLKTYLGSENEDAHLNEILHTQWQNLADKYCDENGVNILLAHLFVMQKDTTPPEEPEDERPINIGTAAAIFSENIPSQIQYTALGHLHRGHTVKGAVGMVNYSGSPLSYSFAEAGQQKFVRILDIEPNIPVRVKDVALHSGRILHRKKFDDVSLAVQWLRENTNTLVELTIQSETYLTAENRKALNTAHDGIIMIIPEITSENASPSQRQNINLNEDITELFKQYFYSKKGQTPSDELLELFKEIKH; encoded by the coding sequence ATGCGTATTTTACACACGGGTGATTGGCATTTAGGCAAAAAATTGGGCAATTTTAACCGAATTGAGGAGCAAAGGCAAGTTTTAGATGAAATTGTACAAATTGCCGATTCGGAAAATATTGATGTTGTTTTAGTAGCAGGAGATTTGTTTGATAGTTTTAATCCAACCGTGGAAGCAACCGAATTGCTGTATTTTACCTTAAAAAAATTAACGAATAACGGCACTCGACCCGTTATTGCAATTGCCGGTAATCATGATAGTCCTGATAGGATAGAGGCTCCTGATCCATTGGCAAAGGCTTGCGGAATTATTTTTGCCGGATATCCTCATTCAGAAATCAGTGGTATGGCAGATGAGGTAAAATTTCAAATTACAAACACATCGCCAGGATTTATAGAAATAAAACTTTCAAATTATAGTTATCCTTTACGTCTCATATTAACTCCTTATGCAAATGAATTCCGGCTAAAAACTTATTTGGGATCGGAAAATGAGGATGCTCATTTGAATGAAATTTTACATACACAATGGCAAAATTTGGCAGATAAATATTGTGATGAAAATGGTGTAAATATTTTATTGGCGCATTTATTTGTGATGCAAAAAGACACAACTCCTCCAGAAGAACCAGAGGATGAACGACCGATCAATATTGGAACTGCAGCTGCGATTTTTTCCGAAAATATTCCTTCCCAAATTCAATATACGGCACTTGGACATTTGCATCGTGGACATACCGTGAAAGGTGCTGTCGGGATGGTTAATTATTCCGGTTCGCCATTGTCCTATTCCTTTGCAGAAGCTGGTCAGCAGAAATTTGTGCGCATTTTGGATATCGAGCCCAATATACCTGTAAGAGTCAAAGATGTTGCTTTGCATTCTGGTCGCATTTTGCATCGTAAAAAATTTGATGATGTGTCATTAGCGGTTCAATGGTTAAGAGAGAATACAAATACTTTGGTCGAGTTAACTATCCAAAGTGAAACTTATTTGACTGCAGAAAATAGAAAAGCCTTAAATACGGCGCACGATGGAATAATAATGATCATTCCCGAAATTACGAGTGAAAATGCTTCACCATCGCAACGACAAAATATTAATCTGAATGAAGATATTACGGAGTTATTCAAACAATATTTTTATTCCAAAAAAGGCCAAACTCCCTCAGACGAACTATTAGAATTATTTAAAGAAATCAAGCACTAG
- a CDS encoding AAA family ATPase produces MLPKKLSIQGLYSYQNKEEIDFENLTSAGLFGIFGAVGSGKSSILEAIGFALYGQTERLGLKDTRAYNMMNLKSNTLSIVFDFENYDGRLYRFEAKARRNSKRFEDVGTIERNAFLWENDQWTPLPSADAAQYIHLSYENFRRTVIIPQGKFQEFLQLTAGERTKMLLDIFQLERFDLSDNIGKILNENKHQLDIKNGALSQYENKNPEQLVELKQQSAQVQTEISTFSELQKTKEIQVKELVDLAKIFDALHATQKEYESLQAQSSDFDTRKQNLQVYETAKLEFESLISNRGNIANKIQERQKLISQLQLDFTNIQSENKDLTAAFVPIQKANDALEEQRSLLHEYDFAFSILKNEKEIELQKSRQIKGQKFVDDKDVALQAYEKSIKELEVQISLLEKDADNLDIYFQIQNWWETRNSVEKELDFLTKKSEKIKSELLKNELEFEKLGYKVSDWQEQIFAKKQALEIQITENQQQANQIAVRTELQTFATNLEDGIPCPLCGAMHHPDVLKAENISKHSQVINQQAETLNMQMNELKSIENQLNQLFIAYKSQENLLTQNTLEIQDKKENLAKHLTKFSWDKFDNDDIAAFQLSFEKVKSASDNLKKLRVNWNTEKLNFQKLQDEKHKYALALVEIEQKIENLRIQIIQDSSHLQQLKLDDFAQKDLDELNAEKVNLSKQITKVVADFKLYSERIKANETVLTKAESSLISQKQELTQNEKERTDVEFSLHEKLKQSTFENLEEVIAILDTAIDITKERTIIEAFNKQLHALATQMATFHEQVKGKDFNANDLEKAQLELAELNQKITELQKQNGNLSGQIKQLTEDLQTKDTLGKEVNSLQLRQENIYTLFNLFKGQGFVNYISSVYLQQLCQSANNRFYQLTNNHLQLDLNDKNEFIVIDYMNEGKYRSVKTLSGGQTFQAALCLALALADSVQANKSDQQNFFFLDEGFGSLDKNSLNIVFETLKSLRKEHRIVGVISHVEELQQEIPISLFVKNDPETGSYLTFNND; encoded by the coding sequence ATGTTACCCAAAAAACTCTCTATTCAAGGCCTTTATTCCTATCAAAATAAAGAGGAAATTGATTTTGAAAATCTCACTTCGGCTGGACTTTTCGGAATCTTTGGTGCAGTTGGCAGTGGCAAATCTTCGATTTTAGAGGCGATTGGTTTTGCATTGTATGGTCAGACAGAGCGATTAGGCCTGAAAGATACACGTGCCTACAATATGATGAATCTTAAATCCAATACATTGTCCATTGTATTTGATTTTGAAAATTATGATGGGAGATTGTACAGGTTTGAAGCAAAAGCGCGACGTAATAGTAAGCGATTTGAAGATGTTGGTACGATTGAGCGCAATGCTTTTCTTTGGGAAAATGATCAGTGGACGCCTTTGCCATCGGCGGATGCGGCGCAATATATTCATCTGAGTTATGAAAATTTTCGTCGTACGGTTATTATTCCACAAGGAAAATTTCAGGAATTTTTGCAATTGACTGCAGGAGAAAGAACAAAGATGCTTTTGGATATTTTTCAATTGGAAAGATTTGATTTGAGTGATAATATTGGCAAAATATTGAATGAAAATAAACATCAATTGGATATTAAAAATGGTGCTTTATCTCAATATGAAAATAAAAATCCGGAACAATTAGTTGAATTAAAACAACAATCAGCACAAGTTCAAACTGAAATTTCGACTTTTTCCGAACTTCAAAAAACAAAAGAAATTCAAGTTAAAGAACTTGTTGATTTGGCGAAAATATTTGACGCTTTACACGCTACGCAAAAGGAATACGAAAGTTTGCAAGCGCAATCGTCTGATTTCGATACTAGGAAACAAAATTTGCAAGTATACGAAACCGCTAAATTAGAATTTGAAAGTTTGATTTCTAATAGGGGAAATATTGCCAACAAAATACAAGAACGTCAAAAACTGATTTCACAATTACAACTTGATTTTACCAATATTCAATCCGAAAATAAAGATTTAACAGCAGCATTTGTTCCCATTCAAAAAGCAAATGATGCTTTAGAGGAACAAAGATCGCTTTTGCATGAATATGATTTTGCCTTCAGTATTCTAAAAAATGAAAAAGAAATTGAACTTCAAAAAAGCCGCCAAATAAAAGGTCAAAAATTTGTAGATGATAAAGATGTAGCACTTCAAGCATACGAAAAATCTATCAAAGAGCTGGAAGTACAGATTTCTTTATTAGAAAAAGATGCGGATAATTTGGATATTTATTTTCAAATACAAAATTGGTGGGAAACTAGAAATTCAGTTGAAAAAGAATTGGATTTTTTGACTAAGAAATCCGAAAAAATTAAAAGCGAACTACTCAAAAATGAATTAGAATTTGAAAAATTAGGCTATAAAGTTTCCGATTGGCAAGAACAAATCTTTGCTAAAAAACAAGCTTTGGAAATTCAGATTACGGAAAATCAACAGCAAGCGAATCAAATAGCTGTCCGTACTGAATTACAAACCTTTGCGACGAATTTGGAAGATGGAATTCCTTGTCCGCTGTGTGGAGCAATGCATCATCCTGATGTCTTGAAAGCGGAGAATATATCCAAACACTCACAAGTAATTAATCAGCAAGCCGAAACATTAAATATGCAAATGAATGAATTGAAATCAATTGAAAATCAATTGAATCAATTATTTATTGCCTATAAATCACAAGAAAACCTACTCACACAAAATACACTTGAAATACAAGACAAAAAGGAAAATTTAGCCAAGCATTTGACCAAATTTAGTTGGGATAAATTTGATAATGATGATATCGCCGCATTCCAATTATCTTTCGAAAAAGTAAAATCGGCAAGTGATAATTTGAAAAAATTGCGAGTTAATTGGAATACTGAAAAATTAAATTTTCAAAAATTACAAGACGAAAAACATAAATATGCGCTTGCTTTAGTTGAAATAGAACAGAAAATTGAAAATTTGAGAATTCAAATAATTCAAGATTCTTCGCATCTGCAACAACTAAAATTGGACGATTTCGCTCAAAAAGATTTGGATGAATTAAATGCTGAAAAAGTAAATTTAAGTAAACAGATAACAAAAGTTGTCGCAGATTTTAAGCTTTATTCGGAAAGGATAAAAGCAAATGAAACTGTACTTACAAAGGCGGAAAGTTCGCTTATCAGTCAAAAGCAAGAATTAACTCAAAATGAAAAAGAACGGACGGACGTGGAATTCTCTCTTCATGAGAAATTGAAACAAAGCACATTTGAAAATTTGGAGGAAGTTATTGCTATTTTGGATACCGCGATTGATATTACAAAAGAACGAACCATAATTGAAGCGTTTAATAAGCAGTTGCATGCGTTGGCTACACAAATGGCAACCTTCCATGAACAAGTAAAAGGTAAGGATTTCAATGCGAATGATTTGGAAAAAGCACAATTGGAATTGGCTGAATTAAATCAAAAAATAACCGAACTACAGAAACAAAATGGCAATCTTTCTGGGCAAATAAAGCAATTAACAGAAGACCTACAAACTAAGGATACACTTGGTAAAGAAGTCAATTCCTTGCAACTGAGACAGGAAAATATTTATACTTTATTCAACTTATTTAAAGGACAAGGTTTTGTCAATTATATTTCCTCTGTGTATTTGCAGCAATTGTGTCAATCAGCCAATAATCGTTTTTATCAATTGACAAACAATCACTTACAATTGGATCTCAATGATAAAAATGAATTTATCGTCATTGATTATATGAACGAAGGCAAATATCGAAGTGTCAAAACGCTTTCCGGTGGACAGACTTTTCAAGCGGCACTTTGTTTGGCTTTGGCTTTAGCGGATAGCGTACAAGCGAATAAATCAGATCAGCAAAATTTCTTCTTTTTGGATGAAGGTTTTGGATCTTTGGATAAAAACAGTTTGAATATTGTATTTGAAACCTTGAAATCATTACGAAAAGAGCATCGAATTGTCGGTGTAATTTCCCATGTAGAGGAGTTGCAGCAAGAAATTCCCATTTCCCTTTTTGTCAAAAATGATCCCGAAACAGGAAGTTATTTGACATTTAACAATGATTAA
- the recQ gene encoding DNA helicase RecQ, whose protein sequence is MATSVKKVKAGEDIAAVEEVMEKMPKKKQSISTTKKSSKQHNHDILGKLEAHFGFKVFKGKQEDAINSLLNGNDTFVIMPTGGGKSLCYQLPALILEGCAIVVSPLIALMKNQVDLIRGYSENDNVAHFLNSSLNKGQIKQVKDDLLSGKTKLLYVAPETLTKQENLDFFRDLKLSFFAVDEAHCISEWGHDFRPEYRRLREMMEIINPDLPVIALTATATPKVQSDIVKNLGLRSPNIFISSFNRSNLYYEVVPKLKKDQTIKSIVRFISQNKGKSGIIYTLNRKTTEELAALLVANNIKAVAYHAGLDAKVRADRQDQFLNEDVQVIIATIAFGMGIDKPDIRFVIHFNIPKSIENYYQETGRAGRDGLEGKCILYYSHKDVSKLEHLMRDKPLSEREVGAQLISETLAFAETSVCRRKVLMHYFGEDWNTENCGNCDNCTHTKEKIEAKEDVVKVLKVINALDERFATDYVLNILKGKATPQITMYKHEKLAIFGIGKDKDELFWTSLISQMLLNDLLRKDIEEYGLLKLTEKGEKFLKKPTSFEIVLNNQFEESEDDEEDGTGNAGAATDERLFEMLKELRQKEGKRKNLPPFVIFLESSLQDMATMYPSTTAELEKCQGVGKGKALKYGKPFINLIAQYVEDNNIEKPDDFVVKSVANKSNNKIYIIQNVDKRIPLETIAKNKDMRIDALLEEMETIAASGTRLNLNYAIDDMLDEYEQEEIIDYFKGCETSSLQVAQEEMSDSNYNWEQLKIMRIKFLCEYGN, encoded by the coding sequence ATGGCAACAAGTGTAAAAAAAGTAAAAGCCGGCGAAGATATTGCGGCTGTAGAAGAAGTAATGGAAAAAATGCCAAAAAAGAAGCAAAGTATTTCTACTACGAAGAAGAGCTCTAAACAACATAATCACGATATACTGGGAAAGCTAGAAGCTCATTTTGGTTTCAAAGTTTTTAAAGGCAAACAAGAAGATGCCATTAATAGTTTGTTGAATGGTAACGATACTTTTGTAATAATGCCCACTGGTGGCGGAAAGAGTCTTTGTTATCAATTGCCGGCACTAATCTTAGAAGGTTGTGCTATAGTAGTAAGTCCTTTAATTGCTTTGATGAAGAATCAGGTAGATCTTATCAGAGGTTATAGTGAAAATGACAATGTCGCTCACTTTTTAAATTCTTCTCTCAATAAAGGTCAAATTAAACAGGTAAAAGACGATTTGCTGTCTGGAAAAACTAAATTACTGTATGTCGCTCCAGAGACATTGACCAAGCAAGAAAATTTAGATTTTTTCAGAGATTTGAAATTGTCTTTTTTCGCCGTAGATGAGGCACACTGTATTTCTGAATGGGGACATGATTTTCGTCCAGAATATCGCCGATTACGTGAGATGATGGAGATTATCAATCCAGATTTGCCTGTAATCGCTTTAACAGCAACAGCAACACCGAAAGTGCAAAGTGATATTGTTAAAAATCTTGGTTTACGTAGTCCAAATATTTTCATTTCTTCTTTTAATAGATCCAATTTGTACTATGAAGTAGTACCCAAATTGAAGAAAGATCAAACTATAAAAAGCATTGTTCGCTTTATTTCCCAAAACAAAGGGAAAAGTGGCATTATTTATACGTTAAATAGAAAAACAACGGAAGAATTAGCTGCATTATTGGTGGCTAATAATATCAAGGCTGTCGCTTATCATGCTGGCTTGGATGCCAAAGTAAGAGCGGATCGTCAAGATCAATTTTTAAATGAAGATGTGCAAGTAATTATTGCGACCATCGCATTTGGAATGGGTATTGACAAGCCGGATATTCGTTTTGTAATCCACTTTAATATTCCAAAATCTATTGAGAACTATTATCAAGAAACGGGTAGAGCCGGACGTGATGGATTGGAAGGAAAATGTATTTTGTATTATTCTCATAAGGATGTTTCTAAATTGGAACATTTGATGCGAGATAAACCACTTAGCGAAAGAGAAGTCGGTGCACAATTAATTTCTGAGACATTGGCATTTGCAGAGACTTCTGTATGTCGTCGTAAGGTGTTAATGCATTACTTCGGAGAAGATTGGAATACTGAAAATTGTGGCAATTGTGACAACTGTACACATACTAAAGAAAAAATTGAAGCGAAAGAGGATGTCGTTAAAGTCTTGAAAGTTATTAACGCTTTAGATGAAAGATTTGCAACTGATTATGTTTTGAATATTTTGAAGGGAAAAGCAACGCCGCAAATTACCATGTACAAACATGAGAAGCTTGCTATTTTCGGAATAGGAAAAGATAAAGATGAATTGTTCTGGACGAGTTTGATCAGTCAGATGCTTTTAAATGATCTTTTGAGAAAAGATATTGAAGAATATGGTTTATTGAAATTGACTGAAAAAGGAGAGAAGTTCTTAAAGAAACCGACAAGCTTTGAAATTGTTTTGAACAATCAATTTGAAGAGTCGGAAGATGATGAGGAAGATGGCACAGGCAATGCCGGTGCGGCAACGGACGAGCGACTTTTTGAAATGTTGAAAGAATTGAGGCAAAAAGAAGGTAAGCGTAAAAATCTACCTCCATTTGTAATTTTCTTAGAAAGTTCTTTGCAAGATATGGCGACCATGTATCCATCTACAACTGCAGAATTGGAAAAATGTCAAGGCGTAGGTAAAGGAAAAGCATTGAAATATGGTAAGCCATTTATCAACTTGATTGCGCAATATGTTGAAGATAATAATATCGAAAAACCAGATGATTTTGTTGTAAAGAGTGTTGCTAACAAGAGCAACAACAAAATTTACATCATCCAAAATGTAGATAAACGTATCCCATTGGAAACCATCGCTAAAAATAAAGATATGCGTATCGATGCTTTATTGGAAGAAATGGAAACTATCGCGGCAAGTGGTACAAGATTGAATCTAAACTATGCTATAGACGATATGTTAGATGAGTACGAACAGGAAGAAATTATTGATTATTTCAAAGGATGTGAGACGTCATCTTTGCAAGTTGCACAAGAGGAAATGTCGGATAGCAATTACAATTGGGAACAATTGAAAATTATGCGTATTAAATTCCTTTGTGAATATGGTAACTAA
- a CDS encoding helix-hairpin-helix domain-containing protein produces the protein MKTKSNIKLPLTDIEIANLRKNKIKIANILDFAMDELEVLLNSTSERAKEIYALAEFQTIPSIGIKFAQDLVFLGYYTIDELKNKDGAILTDEYELRKGYWIDPCVEDQFRLAINFANTKDATKKWWDFTEARKTFRMKKGYPDNRPKQAWFETLNILKK, from the coding sequence ATGAAAACGAAGTCAAATATAAAATTGCCCCTTACTGATATTGAAATAGCTAATCTGAGAAAGAATAAAATTAAAATTGCAAATATTCTGGACTTTGCAATGGACGAACTAGAAGTTTTGCTAAATAGTACGAGTGAAAGAGCAAAGGAAATTTATGCCTTGGCTGAATTTCAAACTATTCCATCTATAGGAATAAAATTTGCCCAAGATCTTGTTTTTCTTGGTTATTATACAATTGATGAACTAAAAAACAAAGACGGTGCAATTCTAACCGATGAATATGAATTGCGAAAAGGTTACTGGATTGATCCATGTGTTGAGGATCAATTTAGATTAGCCATAAATTTTGCCAATACTAAAGACGCTACCAAAAAGTGGTGGGATTTTACGGAAGCACGAAAAACGTTTCGAATGAAAAAAGGTTATCCAGATAACAGACCCAAGCAGGCTTGGTTTGAAACTTTAAATATTCTGAAAAAATGA
- a CDS encoding phage holin family protein, producing MLLRFIGRILVTALAAVIAAHFLKGVTVAGGTTPIILALVLAILNAFVKPILVILTIPVTILTLGLFLIVINIIIIMMASHLVDGFHVDGWISALLFSILLSVVSYILELIIGTAKK from the coding sequence ATGCTTTTAAGATTTATCGGAAGAATTTTGGTAACCGCTTTAGCCGCTGTCATCGCAGCACATTTCTTGAAGGGTGTTACTGTCGCTGGCGGTACGACGCCTATCATTTTGGCACTTGTATTAGCAATTTTAAATGCTTTTGTGAAACCAATTTTGGTCATACTTACCATTCCTGTGACAATTTTAACGTTAGGATTATTTCTTATCGTCATTAATATTATTATCATTATGATGGCATCCCATTTGGTGGATGGATTCCATGTTGATGGTTGGATAAGTGCATTACTTTTTAGTATTTTACTTTCCGTAGTCAGTTATATATTGGAATTAATCATCGGAACTGCGAAAAAATAA
- a CDS encoding M16 family metallopeptidase: protein MINRTIAPKYYDATSFELNLKPYELAYLDNNTPVYSINAGAEEVTSIEFVFYAGNWFEKEHLVAATTNFLLKNGTSTKSAFEINELFEFYGAYLSRSCYNETASISLHCLSKHVQILLPIVAELIQDSIFPDKELEIYQKNNLQKLNVNLLKCDFVANRKIDEMLYGFEHPYGTYTRKEDLESLGKVQLETFYQTYYINGNCKIFAAGKLPSDFLSILNNHFGKMTLKNEVNPLDKTAHPIIRDIEKKAEILNDPNNVQGAIRIARPFPNRHHPDFQKVNVLNTIYGGYFGSRLMSNIREEKGYTYGIGSYLQNHVQESAWMISTEAKREACPMVLEEIWKEAKLLQENLVDEEELSLVKNYMIGSILSSLDGPFSIISRWKGYILNGMDEETFQRNISIVKSITSEELLELANKYLKEEDFYQLTVI from the coding sequence ATGATTAATAGAACTATCGCTCCGAAATATTATGATGCCACTTCATTTGAATTGAATTTAAAACCCTACGAATTAGCATATTTAGATAATAACACACCCGTTTATAGTATCAATGCTGGTGCTGAAGAAGTGACCAGTATCGAATTTGTCTTTTATGCGGGTAATTGGTTTGAAAAGGAACATTTAGTCGCAGCGACCACTAATTTTCTTTTGAAAAACGGAACATCGACAAAATCGGCATTCGAAATCAATGAGTTATTTGAATTTTATGGTGCGTATTTGTCACGTAGCTGTTATAATGAAACAGCGTCAATTTCGCTTCATTGTTTGAGTAAACATGTGCAAATTTTATTGCCAATCGTCGCTGAATTGATCCAAGACAGTATTTTTCCAGATAAAGAATTGGAAATTTACCAAAAGAACAATTTGCAAAAATTGAATGTCAATTTATTAAAATGTGATTTTGTCGCCAATCGCAAAATTGACGAAATGCTTTATGGATTTGAACATCCTTACGGAACTTATACACGCAAAGAAGATTTAGAGTCTTTGGGAAAAGTCCAATTGGAAACTTTTTACCAAACCTATTACATCAACGGAAATTGTAAAATATTTGCCGCAGGCAAATTACCATCAGACTTTTTATCCATTTTGAATAATCATTTTGGTAAAATGACTTTGAAAAATGAAGTGAATCCTTTAGATAAAACAGCTCATCCAATTATTCGTGACATTGAGAAAAAGGCAGAAATTTTAAATGACCCTAACAATGTACAAGGAGCTATTCGTATAGCGCGACCATTTCCCAATAGACATCATCCAGATTTTCAAAAAGTCAATGTTTTGAATACGATTTACGGTGGTTATTTTGGTTCTCGTCTGATGAGTAATATTCGAGAAGAGAAAGGGTACACTTACGGCATCGGAAGTTATTTGCAAAATCATGTACAAGAAAGTGCTTGGATGATCAGTACAGAAGCGAAAAGAGAAGCTTGTCCTATGGTTTTGGAAGAAATTTGGAAAGAAGCCAAACTATTACAAGAAAATCTTGTTGATGAAGAAGAATTGAGCTTGGTAAAAAACTACATGATTGGTTCGATATTGTCTAGTTTGGATGGACCATTTTCCATTATTTCTCGTTGGAAAGGCTATATTCTAAATGGTATGGATGAAGAAACCTTTCAAAGAAATATATCCATAGTTAAATCAATAACTTCGGAGGAATTACTAGAATTGGCAAACAAATATTTAAAAGAAGAGGATTTTTATCAATTAACCGTAATTTAA
- a CDS encoding M16 family metallopeptidase: MIDYNSFTLNNGLQVIVHEDDSSPMAVVNVLYNVGAKDEQEDHTGFAHLFEHLMFGGSVNIPDFDEPLQMAGGENNAYTTNDLTNYYESVPTQNLETALWLESDRMLSLAFDKKSLEVQRKVVCEEFKENYINKPYGDVWKLIREQAYKVHPYKWMTIGKELKHIEDATLQEVKDFFHKYYIPSNAYLVVAGNVKTEEVKVLVEKWFGEIPGRSLPERNIPQEPAQTEARRLTVERNVPANAFFKSWHMGGRLDPQFYTIDLITDILGGGPSSRLYQTLVKEKELFSQISCFHTGSVDAGLVTVEGRLAEGISFEEAEKAVQEQMDIFCKNGIDPNELTKVINKTESMMAFEDLSLMSRASNLAYYALLGDTDLINKEFGMYQQVTADAIQAISNQLFQESNSNTIWYCATKN; this comes from the coding sequence ATGATAGATTACAATAGTTTTACACTGAATAATGGACTGCAAGTAATTGTGCATGAAGATGACTCATCTCCTATGGCGGTGGTCAATGTTTTATACAATGTCGGAGCTAAGGACGAACAAGAAGATCATACTGGATTTGCTCATTTATTCGAACATTTAATGTTTGGTGGCAGTGTCAATATTCCTGATTTTGACGAACCTTTGCAAATGGCAGGGGGAGAAAATAACGCTTATACAACCAATGATTTGACCAATTATTACGAGTCTGTCCCTACCCAAAATCTGGAAACAGCGCTTTGGTTAGAAAGCGATCGTATGTTGAGTTTGGCATTTGATAAGAAAAGTTTGGAAGTGCAACGTAAAGTTGTGTGCGAAGAATTTAAAGAAAATTATATAAATAAGCCATACGGTGATGTGTGGAAACTCATACGTGAACAAGCATACAAAGTACATCCGTACAAATGGATGACGATTGGCAAAGAATTGAAACACATCGAAGATGCAACCTTGCAAGAGGTGAAAGATTTTTTCCATAAATATTACATTCCTTCCAACGCTTATTTAGTAGTAGCTGGAAATGTAAAAACAGAAGAAGTAAAGGTTTTGGTTGAAAAATGGTTTGGAGAAATTCCAGGGAGAAGTTTACCAGAAAGAAATATTCCACAAGAGCCTGCACAAACAGAAGCAAGGAGATTGACCGTAGAGAGAAATGTACCTGCAAATGCGTTTTTCAAAAGTTGGCATATGGGAGGAAGATTGGATCCTCAATTTTACACAATTGATTTAATCACTGATATTTTGGGTGGTGGTCCTTCATCAAGATTATATCAAACTCTGGTAAAAGAAAAAGAATTATTTAGTCAAATATCTTGTTTTCATACCGGAAGTGTTGATGCCGGTTTGGTAACGGTAGAAGGCCGGTTAGCAGAAGGAATTTCATTTGAAGAGGCAGAGAAAGCAGTGCAAGAGCAGATGGATATTTTTTGTAAAAATGGAATTGATCCAAATGAGTTGACAAAGGTTATCAACAAAACCGAAAGTATGATGGCTTTTGAAGATTTGAGTTTAATGAGTCGAGCATCAAATTTGGCCTATTATGCTTTATTAGGCGATACAGATTTAATCAATAAAGAATTTGGAATGTATCAACAAGTTACAGCTGACGCCATCCAAGCAATTAGCAACCAATTATTTCAAGAATCCAACAGCAACACAATCTGGTATTGTGCTACAAAAAATTAA
- a CDS encoding helix-turn-helix domain-containing protein — MEEALTILRTLDKNIDNLLADFSEPYKINLSDFMEENFMFNMPLEKFGYLTGRSIATFNRDFRKTFHTTPQKWLTQKRLELAHYQIAEKHQKPAEVYLESGFENLSHFYFAFKKHFGYAPTEIVT, encoded by the coding sequence GTGGAAGAAGCCCTGACCATACTTCGCACCCTCGATAAAAACATTGATAATCTTTTAGCGGACTTTTCAGAACCGTACAAAATCAATCTCTCCGATTTTATGGAGGAAAATTTTATGTTCAATATGCCCTTGGAAAAATTCGGTTATCTCACAGGCCGGAGCATTGCCACATTCAACCGGGACTTTAGAAAGACATTTCATACAACCCCACAAAAATGGCTCACGCAAAAGCGGCTGGAACTGGCACATTACCAAATTGCCGAAAAGCACCAAAAACCCGCAGAAGTTTATTTGGAATCGGGATTTGAAAACCTTTCCCATTTTTATTTCGCTTTCAAAAAGCATTTCGGGTATGCACCAACCGAAATTGTAACATAA